The stretch of DNA CGAGACGGTCCAGAACGTGTTTCGCCTCGGCGCACCCCGTTCCGGGGAACGGAGCTGATCGCATGAAACCTGCCCTCGTCGTGGGACTCCGTGATCCACATCAATCCTCGACGAGGTCCTCCCCGAGTTCGACGTCGAGGTCTTCAGCGGATGGCTGCGTCGTGTGGATGGAGGTCCACGAATGAGGCTCCCGAACACGGCGCACACCTCACGGCCCTGGCGAATCCACGAGCTCACCCACGACTTCCGGCTCGAGGATGTGTGGGCGCTGCCGGGGGTCGGCGGCTCTGACGACTTCCCTCGGCTGGTGCAGCAGATCGCCTCGTTCGACCCGTCGCAAAGTTCCTCCTGCGCCGTCCGCACGCTCTTCGTGATCCGGCGGAAGCTCGGGGAGCTCCTCGGTTGGGACGACGCCGACGCCGGCCTCGGCTCCAGGGTCCCGACGCTACGCGACCGGTTGCCGGCGGATCTGCGCGACGGCCCGTCCGGCCCGGAGTCCGACGCGCTTCCCTTCACCTCGCTGTACCTGACGGACGACGAGTGGGCGGCGGAGGGCGCCAACCGGACCATGCACGGGGTCATCCACGTCGGCCGGGTCCCGGACCAGACGGGCGGCTTTCGCGCCCAGATGGCCGTCCTCGTGAAGCCAAACGGTCCGCTCGGGGCCGCTTACATGGCCGCGATCAGGCCGTTCCGGTACCTGATCGTCTACCCGCAGATCCTGCGAGAGGTTGAACGGCTCTGGCGGGCAGGCACTCGCTCGGCATCCTGGCAAGGCGCCCCGGCATGACGCTTCCCCCCGGCCAATACCCCATCGATGGGTTCCCGCGCTTCGGTACGCACCTCCACCGCCCCCCTCCCGCTGTCCCCGTCGATCCTGTGATCGAGATCAGCGGCGCCGTGGGCAAATCCTTCGCCCTGCCACTGGCCGAGCTCACGACGCTTCCCCGCCGAGAGCTCACCGCCGACTTTCACTGCGTGGCTGGGTGGTCCGCCACCGACCTGCACTGGGAGGGGGTCGCCTTCGAGACCTTCTATCGCATGATCATCGAGCCGTCGGTTCCACCGGGCACGTCGGTCACTCATGTCGTCTTCGGCGGTCTCGACGGCTACCGGTCGGTCATGTCGATCGAGGACGCCTTGGCGGAGGACGTGCTCATCGCAGAGCGTCTCGATGGCCATCCGCTCGACGGTGACCATGGCGCGCCGGCCCGACTGGTCAGCCCCAGCCAGTACGGCTTTGTCAGTACCAAACACCTCTGCCGGATCGAGCTCCACACCGCCGAGCCGAGCGAGAACTACCACCCCTCTCCGATCATCGACGTGGAGTTGCGTCTGCTCAAGCCCCATCCGCGGGCGAGGGTGTGGGAGGAGGAACGTCATCGCTATCTCCCAGCCTGGTCGGTGCGGCGCGTCTACCGGCTGCTCATTCCAGTCATTGCATTCCTCTGCTCTCGCGGCAGCCGGCATCTGGAGAACC from Deltaproteobacteria bacterium encodes:
- a CDS encoding DUF2867 domain-containing protein, whose product is MRLPNTAHTSRPWRIHELTHDFRLEDVWALPGVGGSDDFPRLVQQIASFDPSQSSSCAVRTLFVIRRKLGELLGWDDADAGLGSRVPTLRDRLPADLRDGPSGPESDALPFTSLYLTDDEWAAEGANRTMHGVIHVGRVPDQTGGFRAQMAVLVKPNGPLGAAYMAAIRPFRYLIVYPQILREVERLWRAGTRSASWQGAPA
- a CDS encoding reductase, encoding MTLPPGQYPIDGFPRFGTHLHRPPPAVPVDPVIEISGAVGKSFALPLAELTTLPRRELTADFHCVAGWSATDLHWEGVAFETFYRMIIEPSVPPGTSVTHVVFGGLDGYRSVMSIEDALAEDVLIAERLDGHPLDGDHGAPARLVSPSQYGFVSTKHLCRIELHTAEPSENYHPSPIIDVELRLLKPHPRARVWEEERHRYLPAWSVRRVYRLLIPVIAFLCSRGSRHLENHEVTGHQVNCDQ